In Zingiber officinale cultivar Zhangliang chromosome 1A, Zo_v1.1, whole genome shotgun sequence, a genomic segment contains:
- the LOC122009370 gene encoding probable WRKY transcription factor 72 isoform X1 has product MKGGKLRRKELVLLRLINFPVSDILAKMKDHLGLIAKQEEDGEESDLALCLGTLNPKTQTAGKEDKAMNPNILCSTKLDHDLNEVPDLSLGLELKRAPDREFGKALSADNAGSSSLRESKDDEDQQEASHQTNAKRARVSVRARCDAPTMNDGCHWRKYGQKISKGNPCPRAYYRCSIAPGCLVRKQVQRCAEDLSILITTYEGTHNHPLPLSATAVASTTSAAASMLTSGSSTSSVYNSMQMQMQMQSQFIPPSFSMQFPSSSSHPTITLDLTAPSSTSQFRFPHSFSTAPWNSNVGPLQIDYGKRSEIAPSLSLPYLAKLKTESAQILPSQHAVLTDMIAGAITSHPSFQSALAAAVTSCIGREHGAARGLVREGLSYDDVHVQREEKMMKLPQMQSVPMYSTILNSLNLNHNSQ; this is encoded by the exons ATGAAAGGGGGAAAATTAAGAAGAAAGGAGCTAGTACTACTTCGTTTGATTAATTTCCCAGTTTCAGATATTCTTG CCAAAatgaaagatcacttaggatTGATAGCCAAGCAAGAAGAGGATGGTGAAGAATCTGATCTTGCTCTCTGCCTTGGAACCCTCAACCCTAAAACTCAGACtgcaggaaaagaagacaaagctATGAACCCCAATATTCTGTGCAGTACTAAACTTGATCACGATCTCAATGAAGTCCCCGATCTCTCGCTTGGTTTGGAGTTGAAACGAGCTCCGGACCGCGAATTCGGCAAAGCTCTGAGCGCGGATAACGCAGGAAGCAGCAGCTTGAGAGAGTCAAAGGATGATGAAGATCAGCAGGAAGCCTCGCACCAAACCAACGCGAAGAGAGCTAGGGTTTCGGTGCGAGCAAGATGTGATGCCCCAACA ATGAACGATGGATGCCACTGGAGGAAATATGGGCAGAAGATATCCAAAGGAAATCCATGCCCGCGAGCATATTATCGTTGCAGTATTGCACCAGGATGCCTTGTACGGAAGCAG GTGCAAAGGTGTGCAGAGGACTTGTCCATTTTGATCACCACCTACGAAGGAACTCATAACCACCCACTTCCCCTCTCTGCCACGGCCGTCGCCTCCACCACCTCTGCCGCCGCGAGCATGCTCACGTCCGGCTCATCGACCTCCTCTGTTTATAATTCGATGCAGATGCAGATGCAGATGCAGAGCCAATTCATCCCTCCAAGCTTCTCCATGCaattcccttcttcttcttcccaccCTACCATCACGTTGGACCTCACTGCTCCATCTTCAACTTCACAGTTCAGATTCCCTCATTCCTTCTCCACCGCCCCTTGGAATAGCAACGTCGGACCTCTGCAGATCGATTACGGCAAGCGCAGCGAGATCGCACCATCACTGAGCCTTCCATACTTGGCTAAATTGAAGACTGAATCAGCTCAGATTCTGCCGAGCCAGCATGCAGTACTGACGGACATGATCGCGGGGGCGATCACATCGCACCCGAGCTTCCAATCTGCTCTGGCGGCCGCCGTAACCTCGTGCATTGGGCGAGAGCATGGGGCTGCTCGTGGTTTGGTCAGGGAAGGATTGAGCTACGATGATGTTCATGTGCAGCGAGaagagaagatgatgaagctGCCTCAGATGCAATCGGTACCAATGTACTCGACGATATTGAACTCTTTAAACCTGAACCATAATTCGCAATAA
- the LOC122009370 gene encoding probable WRKY transcription factor 72 isoform X2: MKDHLGLIAKQEEDGEESDLALCLGTLNPKTQTAGKEDKAMNPNILCSTKLDHDLNEVPDLSLGLELKRAPDREFGKALSADNAGSSSLRESKDDEDQQEASHQTNAKRARVSVRARCDAPTMNDGCHWRKYGQKISKGNPCPRAYYRCSIAPGCLVRKQVQRCAEDLSILITTYEGTHNHPLPLSATAVASTTSAAASMLTSGSSTSSVYNSMQMQMQMQSQFIPPSFSMQFPSSSSHPTITLDLTAPSSTSQFRFPHSFSTAPWNSNVGPLQIDYGKRSEIAPSLSLPYLAKLKTESAQILPSQHAVLTDMIAGAITSHPSFQSALAAAVTSCIGREHGAARGLVREGLSYDDVHVQREEKMMKLPQMQSVPMYSTILNSLNLNHNSQ, translated from the exons atgaaagatcacttaggatTGATAGCCAAGCAAGAAGAGGATGGTGAAGAATCTGATCTTGCTCTCTGCCTTGGAACCCTCAACCCTAAAACTCAGACtgcaggaaaagaagacaaagctATGAACCCCAATATTCTGTGCAGTACTAAACTTGATCACGATCTCAATGAAGTCCCCGATCTCTCGCTTGGTTTGGAGTTGAAACGAGCTCCGGACCGCGAATTCGGCAAAGCTCTGAGCGCGGATAACGCAGGAAGCAGCAGCTTGAGAGAGTCAAAGGATGATGAAGATCAGCAGGAAGCCTCGCACCAAACCAACGCGAAGAGAGCTAGGGTTTCGGTGCGAGCAAGATGTGATGCCCCAACA ATGAACGATGGATGCCACTGGAGGAAATATGGGCAGAAGATATCCAAAGGAAATCCATGCCCGCGAGCATATTATCGTTGCAGTATTGCACCAGGATGCCTTGTACGGAAGCAG GTGCAAAGGTGTGCAGAGGACTTGTCCATTTTGATCACCACCTACGAAGGAACTCATAACCACCCACTTCCCCTCTCTGCCACGGCCGTCGCCTCCACCACCTCTGCCGCCGCGAGCATGCTCACGTCCGGCTCATCGACCTCCTCTGTTTATAATTCGATGCAGATGCAGATGCAGATGCAGAGCCAATTCATCCCTCCAAGCTTCTCCATGCaattcccttcttcttcttcccaccCTACCATCACGTTGGACCTCACTGCTCCATCTTCAACTTCACAGTTCAGATTCCCTCATTCCTTCTCCACCGCCCCTTGGAATAGCAACGTCGGACCTCTGCAGATCGATTACGGCAAGCGCAGCGAGATCGCACCATCACTGAGCCTTCCATACTTGGCTAAATTGAAGACTGAATCAGCTCAGATTCTGCCGAGCCAGCATGCAGTACTGACGGACATGATCGCGGGGGCGATCACATCGCACCCGAGCTTCCAATCTGCTCTGGCGGCCGCCGTAACCTCGTGCATTGGGCGAGAGCATGGGGCTGCTCGTGGTTTGGTCAGGGAAGGATTGAGCTACGATGATGTTCATGTGCAGCGAGaagagaagatgatgaagctGCCTCAGATGCAATCGGTACCAATGTACTCGACGATATTGAACTCTTTAAACCTGAACCATAATTCGCAATAA